The segment TTGCTTAAAGAGTCACAAAGTGTTTTCCCCATTCTGTACGGACCCAATCacaatgtttgtttacaatAGCATCAAGGAAGAACATACTTTTTAATGGCAACATacttaatgtttttctttatgctTTGATATCTCACATTGACTAACAGAAAATGAAAGTAAACCTGAAACTAGTCAGACGAGAAGTGAATTGTCACTTTTGGATACATTTGGTTAATCAAAGATGCTAGCAAAGCAACAGTGCATAAAATTAGCACAACAGTAATGTCAGATAGGTTGGACCACTGTGTTTACTAcatatatttgtaaatgttaCAGTTACAGCTGAAAAAATTGCCAATTTTACATATCTCCGGAATTCAAATCAAATGCCAGTTGTCTACCCAGAAGTGAGAAGTTGTTAGCGCGACAAGTTTATGTTCTTGTGGGGGAATATACTTCTCAGGCTTAATTCGGGTGAGATACCAGTCAAATACAGGTCACGCTCAGGTTCACTAACTACCCCAAAACTAACTGCTCTTTGGCCCAGTCCCTCTCCCTGACAGCTCGGGTGACAGGGAGACACTATAGGCTCAAGGCTAacacaaaactgttttcttACATTCTCATATGTTGACAGACTCACTGTCTCAACTTAAAATGCAATGCCTAAGACCTCCAGATTTCAACGTGACTTACATAATGCATTTTAGTCTGACATCCAGCAGACTGGCTTTTCATATTTAGGCCGGTTAAAGAAAACCTTGTGGGGAAAGGGCATAGACACTATGGGATTGCAGAGCGATAAATATTATGGACCTAGAGGGGtacttcagatttggtgttggctaTGCATTGTGTTCACACTCTGTTTGCTGATGCTATAATCTCCTGGGCCAAGATTCAATAAAACAATGCTATGTAAGACTGAGTTTTCTGAAACCTTCTTctgaaataacagaaaatgaCCTGATCCAAGAATTTCTCTACAGTTCTAACCAccagtttaaattatttttactttcttggAGGTTTATTTCAGCTTGGTGGACGGATCAAAATACCAATGACCCTCGTCCGCCATTGCTATGGAGAGGAAAGTGTGAATCAGAACTCTTGGATTAACTAAGTAAAAAATGActtttaataaaatagaaaaaaagtaGACTTGAAGAGAACTGCATAAACACTGCAACAATtcttattatttaaattaatgtaagtgtgtgtttgtatgtgtgcgttTTCAGCTACTCACACAGCAGTCAGTCCAGTAAATGTGGAGGAAGGGGAAGGTGAGAAGAGCCTTGTTGCCCTCCTTGGGAAGGAGCTCCTCTTTAAACTGGACAAAATTAGCTTCAAGGTGGATCATTTTTGGTGCACGGCCGTACGTCCTGCACAGAAAAGAAAGCAGAGAGTTTTAAGGGATCAATTATATGGTATTTATGAtgaatattattttcattgccCCATCACTGAAAATACGGCTATATTGCTATATTATAGCCAACctactttttaaatttatttaaactcCATTCCACAAGTTCTAAAATACATATATCCACCAACCCCTGAATCAGTCACTGGATGAGCAGCTTTCTCAGAAGCTTAATTTAAGAGTTTAAAAGGAAATTTAAGTTGGtctaattttttattaatactgTCCTTCAAATCCCTCACCTAACGAGAGAACAAGGCATTTCTTTGAGACAGACTCTCACTTGAGAAATAATTTGGAGTATTTTTTATTCATCTGTCCTTATATTTCTTGTTTGATGAGCGTATTATGATTTCTTTGAACAAACTCTCACTTGTAATTTGAAAAGTGAAATAAGCCCCAGAATGTAAAATATCCATTTTTTCTACACCATTACATCCTTCCCTTTAACTTTCAGTGCAAGAACCACAGGAAAtctattaaaataacaaaaatgcaaGGTGTGATGAACATAATTTTGGACCACGTGTGCCAAAAGCGTACCCCCTTAATGGGAGTAGACAAATGTTCAAGAGCAGCAAATCCCTTACTACATCATCCAAAAAGAGCATAGACCTCTCTGAcaaaatttgaaatgtttttctatCATGCATTCACCAGGCCAgtactcacctcctccactccaTTGGCTCCCTGGGAAGTTGTTGGGCCAATGAGGTATAAAGAGACGTAAACAAGCTCTGGTCTCCCGCACCTGTGATGAAAGGGGCAGGACAAAGAGCATTTAAAAATAAGGTCAGAAATTAAGCGTTCAATAGGCTCACAGAGAAATTGAGATCCTTCCCATTCTCATGTCCTCGTAAAAATAACTCTGGGGAAAAGATCATTCTCTGATTTTGTGCCTCAAATCTTTCCAATTTGACTACTCAAGGGTTCAGTGTAAAAGGACATGGATGATAATGAGTTACACCTTACAAAGTGCAAAGTCAaagaactgaaaataaaaacaatctgaCTGACTAAAAGAAATAAGATCAATTAAGAACAAAATGGAGAGATCTATACATCTAATACTCTGTATTGGAACAGTTTTGTTGCGGCACTGCACTCTAAAGTGAAATTCTGACTAAGAGATTAAAAGGTGCTGACGTTCAGCTttaagaccgagggagggcgagaccgagtcaagaccaagaccggttcCCCACGGTTCTCGTACTTCTCAAATTGTTCTGAAAGAtccattcccattaaaacacccacatacaaacactaagagctgaaatcaacgtaagcatctttattcaacactcacACTTATCCATGCTTACCATTGCAGGTAGGATTGACAGTCGTTAACGAGAAcaccacatttttatttagggttattggttgcatatgaagcaatacgttttagatccaatcaaagttaggatgttaacaactAAATCAGATAATGCAAAAGGAATTTCTTGATATTCCCAAAGGAACACCACTTCAGCAACAGCTATAAAAGGCTCAACTgccagaaaacagaaaaagtcaGGGAaacatcaaacaacagttttgttGTGGCACTGCACTCAAGCATATTctattttaaagtgaaattcTAACTATGAGACTAAGGTGCTGAcgttcagttttttcttttcttttacattgTAGTACCTTGGCTGGTGACTTTGGCAGTCAGTTTTCTCTCCCATATACTCCCGatcataaatcaacaaaaaacacagttaaaatagacaaaaaagaaCCATTTATCTACTTAATCATAGAAGAAGCACAGACATcaagcactgattaccaaatcaacaaaatctaaacacgTCAGCAAAATCTGGCAGGCACAaagctctgattctgaaatgctccctgtgggataTGCAGCCTGCAGATAACCGAACAAAAGCGGGTCACAAAGAGCCATTGCTGGTAAGTAGACTAGaaggtagaagcacaaaaatgacaaaataacaacaagccAACAATGTGCTCAGCTCCTGAAATGCGACACTTCCAGTGAAAGTTAATGCTGTGCAGAGGACGGGATAAAACCATGGCGCTGCAGTAGCCAGATTCAGTGGACTTTCCGggtaaaatgttatttgtattttgcttCAAGGAGATGATGCACTTTAAGGACCAGTCTTATTTTGGTGCAAAGATTTGTACATTAGCACAAATGCAGCACATTGTGGATGTGAAAACAGTtgcctgtttatttaaatttgaaagtgcaataaaaatatgttgattGGTGATTATCATTTTGGCCATGATTGTACAGCCCTATTCCTAAGCTGTGCAGATCCACTTTTGAGGTCAGCCCATCTTCCAAATTATCACCAGTACTGTGGACCAGGCCCGTCACCTTGCCACCTATGACTGGTAGAATCACCAGTCCAGCTCAGCAATAAACTGACTCAAATTTCACAGCTGGTGGCCCATTTCAGAAATGCTTAAATTGTTTTGCAtggtagctgtgtgtgttttgataaaCAAGAACTTGTAAGACTGAGGTATTTGTTCAAGTTACACTAGAAGTGGGTCACATCCAATGAACCGCATAAAAAACCCTTTTCATAAATAACCCCCAAGACTACTACTAGCCCCACGCTGTTCAGCCAGTGTTAATGTAAACACTCTCAGACACCCTTCAAGATGAACATCAGCACTGAAACCTCATAGTGAGCTCTATCTGAATCCAGTGTGCTGGAGTTGGGCCAAAATATTTCCCTGTGCTGACAGTTTGACTGCACTGTAAATCAATTAGCCTGGCTCCTCACTGTTTAACACCTGGACATATACAAATCATTACTGGATGTGGAGCTTTGCTATGTGGCATATGACATAACTACTGCTCCATATGCCCAAGTTTATctatatagcacatttcatacgCACAACAGGCATCCCCTCAATGTACTTAAtgtgcttcaaaataaaaataaaaaatacatataagATAAGAAGgtaatacatatataaaacatatacaagataaaaaaaagataaaaagctataattattattattaaaagaaaacattaaaaataactcAAATAAAAACGGAACACACTTAACTAAAAGCTTGCGAAAAAGATAGCctagtttaaatgtttttatggtttTAGAAGAAGACACTGTTGTAGTAGACCTTAGTTCATGTGGTAAAGAATTTCAGAGAGTAGGACCATAACAGCTGAAGGCACCACAAGCTGATTCAGAATTTATTCTAAGTACAGTGAGGAGACCTTTACTTGATGATCTAaggcagtggttcccaaacttttttaGCTCAAGACCCAAAAGAGAAAACTGGTGTCTCACTGGGACCCACATTTACACAAATTAATCATGAATTGCTGTATCACCTACATTTATACAGATAAAAGACACAAACCaagaatttaaaatgtatatgaaatgtatttatttctatataaaAACAGCAATGGTCTGTTCTACTTTCTGTGTCTCaactctcattttcttttcccCACCCATCATCCCTCAGCATCAACACCAAcgtgtctttttttaatgatgCTGACATGAATTTAATGAGAGGTATGTGGCTGGTTAAAGTTTTCAACCAGCTGATCTATACTCTGGGCTCTGTTTTTTCAAGTCCCATTCTGAGGTCGTGCTGAGCATTTAGTCTGTTTatgtgttctgtttgtttttcaggtttGTTTTTCAGGTTGTACTTTAGTTTGGACATCATAGGATCCACAGTGACTACGGACATAAATATTCTGTATGAATGTGAACAGCAAATCAGGTTAGAGAGAAGGGAGAGCAAAAACCTGCCATTTGGCAACCCAGTAAAAACTGGTCTGCGACCCATTTTGGGTCCCGACCCAAAGTTTGGGAAACATTGATCTAAGTGATCTGCCCCGTGTGCATTTAATGACCATGTCAAAAATGTAGACTACAGTAACAAAATCTGAACTGGTCACTCTTACAATTCATGGCAAACGGCAAACACTCTAATGTGGTCGTCTTTTCTATTTGGCATGAACCAGTGTGATTTAGTGGTACTGATCTGAAATCGGAAGATGTTTAAAATTCAGTGTGCATTAACACTAGTTGATGTCATTAATCTTTCCAAGGTTTTAAGGCTCCAGTCTAAACTAGACTTCGAATGCTCACGAAGGCTATCAAAAACTGCTATCAAATACAACCTTGCAAAGCAAACACCAGTATTGGGTCTCTCGTGTGATTATCAGTTTTACAGTAAGAATTTGCATTGATAATTACACTGGACTCTCAGAAATAAGCCACAGTTTGAAAATCCAGACAggtgtttgttttaacagaCCTTACTTTATGTCCATAATCTTAACAAAGACACTCCTGACTCATTGTATTCCCTCCACAATAAAGCAAATAAGACTTTGAACCATTCCTTGAGCGAACAAAGTTGACAACTGGAAAACATAACTGTTTACTTGTCCTGTTGCCATCTTTGCGGGTCATAAATGTACCAAATAAATCACTAATGTTTGCTTTACAATGTGTGAAGTTGCTTATTTCTGAATGTAACCATCAGTGCaaaagtcacaaatgtaacaaGGGTTATTTCAGAGGTATACACGTGAGTTTGGACACCTGGCATCCCCTCAAGAAATCCAGGTGCACCCTGGATCTCTCTTGGGGCAAGCTTTTGAATCTACCAACAAATCGCACTGTTTAACTATTGATTTCCCTTTCATATTCCGATTTCCCTGTACTGGGGCAACTTTGGACCACTGTGTCCTAAAAATGGGGCAACCTGCGGTGTGAGGTGAAGCTGACACCCAGTACCACAGTCGGCTCTGAAAATAACCCCTCCAAGAAAGCTTCTTCAACGTTAGGACTCCAACAGATTTATGAATGGCAAACTGACCCCGATGCCCAAACATCATGTGGAGACTGCTGCCTGAGCTGCTAACAGAGGAAACGGTGGATGTCCAGCAAGGATATCACCCAAAACTGCAGCAACTAGCCGTGACGTTTTATCGTTAGCTAGGCCTGTTAATCAAGGTAGCTCCTAGTAGCTGAGATATGCTGTTTTCAGGAAGAACAATGAGGACAGACAGCGGTTTCATATATAAGTATGGAAATAGTATAGCATTGACAAGTTGAAATTAAGCCACAAATCGCCACGCACACAGCGTCTACAAGCTGGTTAATATAGGTACCAGCTAGCCTAGCTAAAACAAGCTAATGAATatagctagctggctaactgTCAAGACCAGAAAAAATAAGACTGAACGTCTCATTTTAATAAACACTCACATGTCACAATCGGCTTGTTTTCCATAGTGTAGATGATCGGCTTTTCCTCTTGACACTCCATATGTGTTAGCGGTAGTACTCCATGAAAATGACATACAAACGGAGCTTTATTAGTAGTAAATGCTTATGTATGCAGTTGTGTTGAATCGATGGGGCCTGTGTCCCCTCTGCACTTCCGGGAAGTGCGTAAACTGTGCGTCATTAAAGGGCCAACCCGtgtgttttacacacacataacaggTGTTTTCATAAAGAGTTTTACTCGGAGGTGAAAAGAAGTGAGCTTGTAAGTGTTTGTTACTTACACTAATGGAAGACgtattcagatcatttacttaaCTAAAAGTATGAATAACACATTATAAAAGCCCAGCTATCAAACATTTACAAGTAGCCTACAGAGGTATGCCTTTTATCAGTAAAATCTCAACTAGGCTtcaatcaaaagtaaaagtaggctacttatCATACAGAACGGCTCCTgacagtgttttattattagatATTATAATATTGTATTATTACCAATGACTGTATGTTCCTTTTTTGGTGGGGCTATATTTGTTTCCATTTGACAATACAGACTACAGATTGTGCCTTTAAGAAGTTAAAcaagatttattttaatgtttaatgtgatgtaaaataaccggttgaaatgtatttttatgctAGATCATTAAGACAGAAGTCTCAGCAAATGATCCTGCAGCGAATATGGTTAACTGAGGTATTTTCATTGGAATCAAATTATTAATAGACTGGTCAAAAATACTTTCAGCTTCCAATTGATCCCCACCAAACAAGCAACTATTCATTTTTTAGTTTTACCCCTTGGACATAATGCACAGCAATGATTTCACCTGCAATATGTATAGTCACATAGGCTGCAGTAACAATACTGAACTTACTGAACTTACAACAGTGTAAGTTCAgtattgttagtgtacagtgaAATTAGAAACAAAAgtgtgattaaataaataaaacattaaaatactgtacCATCTAGTAGTGCCTTGTTCCATTTTGAATGGCACGCACTAATCTTCAGTGATGAAAATACAATGCTTCCACCTAGGGGTAGGACGTTGGATTGCATAAAGTGTGTTAATGAGATGTTGAggttttcaatatttttattaatatagaACAGACAAACGCCTACAGACAAAaatacacagatttttttttatgaacttCACTTTCCCTTTCCAGTTATTTGGGTTTTTCATTAATTTCTTCTGCCCTCCCTCTTTCTGGCTCCTCTCTTTTTTCTGAGTCTTCTTCAGTCTTTTCTGTCCCCTCTTCAGATTCTTTCTCTccacttttctcttctttctcatcTTCAGGTACAATCTCAGCTCCATCTGCTTTCCCAGGTCTATCAtctcctttctctctgtttttgtctccatagtcttcttttttctcttcctgaTCATCTGGGTCTTTCAGTCCACATTTATCGCCGTCCAAAATCCTTTCCATTTCCTCTTTTGTACTTTTGGTgctctctccatctccttctTTTGTCACATCATTGCCATCTTCTCTCTGTCCCTGCTCTTTTCCTTTTGCATCTGaactctcctcttcctctccctctgcctcttcTCGCTCCCAATCAACCTCCCCTCCCACACCTTCACATCTTCCCTGTGCTCTTTCTCCTTCGCCCCAATCTTCTGGCAGCTGAGTCTCCAGTACTGCCACCTCCCACTCCAGCTGCTCCACCCTGCCCTGCATCTTCCGGTTGGTTGACTCTAATTCCACCATAAGTCGAGCTAGTTTTGTTTGCATGATTTCCAAGTTGCTCTCCAGCCTTTTGATCTTGGTTTCTACTTTCTctgcctccccctcctctccttcccgaCTCTCCTCCAACATGCCCATCTTGGTGAGGATCTGTCTGCCTTTCTCCTCCAGGTGACGTTTGGCTGCAGGGAATTCAGATAGCACGTCTGTCAGGTCTTCTTTGGACAAGCTGAACACGTCAGAATAGCCGATGCTGCGAATGTTGGCAGTGCGACGATTTCCTGATTTGTTAcctagaaagaaaaaaaatccatataAAGGATATGATGTTCAATTATCCAAGGCAAATCCCCATTTCAGAATTTAAAGAAACATCAGGGAACATTCGGGATTATTCTTGTTGCCGTCTTAATAGCATTCATATTCAAAACACTCAGTTTACAGAGTCTCTCAGTATTGTGCTGCATGTTTAGAGTTTGATTCTGaactattaacattttattaagaTTACGGATGTTAACACACTGTATCTACAGTTTGTCTTATTAAGGCTGCTCTGCATGGCTAATGTGTGCAAAATGTCGTTATTAAAAGCATTGCTCATTTGTGCTTTGCAGTAAATAATGAACGTTATTATATTATTGAGGCAATGTTTTGCTGCTTTCTGTTGAAAATTAGCCAGCTGGTTTACACCGGTACATTAACAGATGTGTTTATTAGTGCAGGTCAtccaaaataagtgaaaatgaaaataaattagatTTCATCACATCCAGTGCAGGGAGAAATTCAAGATGTGTTTAATTTCAAAACTGCATTTAATTGTTGTTGATAGCTTGAGTCAGCAAACTAACTTACTGAAGCATATCAAGCACATAGAGTTTTAATTATAGAGGCTAAAGAATGAATCCTTCTGGGACTTCTGGgaagtaaaattaaaaagaaaaagccaTTCAGCACCACCATTTTTCACTACTGTGTCAAGAATTGGCCAATTTTCATCTGCATGAATTAATAAATGTCATATGAACATGTGCAAAGTACTTGAAACTTGTCTTACCTTTGATGTTCAGGATACTAATTTCCCCAAAGAAATTCCCTTCACTCAGCACAGCATACTCTGTGACCCCATCATCTGCTACAACTGCAAGTTTTCCATCTTTGATGATATACATTTCATGGCCCACATCTCCTTTCCTGCAGACGTACTCTCCTGGACTGAACACCTATAAGACAAAAACCATGAGAAACCTCTAATGCATGAGAAAGTAAACTAGGCGCAGCCACTGGGTTGAATTTGAATCTACATCACTAGAATATGCCTGTAGGTGCCATTTCAATGTTTATGTCCAGGTTTGGCCAATAGGTGGTACTAGGGTCATGGCATAGCTAAGTGGGACTCATCTATTTAGGAGGGTAGGTGTAATTAGACACAGGTGCTGCGGCTGTATGTTTGATATTGTGACAGTGTCGATGAAGATGGAATATTGTTCCATTATGGATTATGAAGACCTTGTGTTACAATAAATCATATCTCTCACGGCAGAGAAGAAATCAGAACTTCTGTTACATTATTTCTGAACCGAACAAAGCGGCCACGGTAAGCGCATCAACTAGCCTACTTCAACCCTCTGCTTAGCCCTCAGCTGCTTTAAGCTTAGGCTTAGCGGTTACTATACCATTGAGTAGTAGGTTCAATACAGGTTGCTATGTGCACTATAAACAAAgcagcatttgttaaatataaatatactgtcAGGTGAACTCCACAGACTCTCTTGTCCAGTCCCGAGCCTTGGTTTTCCCATGCCAATCCCATGATGTGTTAGTCCTATCAGAAGCACCTATCATAACTACCATAACCACTTTTTCAATTAGACAAAGAAGCCCACAGTATAATCGGGACAATGGTCAGAGACAATATGCTCATAATTGTGGGAGGAATGAATCACAATTAATGCTGTGTTACCCAGACCCCTCATACCCTTCATTGTGACCACTGCATCAGTGCAGTGAGGATGCCAATGTACAAGATCCTGAAAAAATGAACCCAGCTCAACTTTTGCTGCAATGCAATGTGATGTCATGTGGCTACTCACTGCTTTGGCCAATCAAATCTGAGCAAACAACATTCCTAGCAGATTAATCACTGCCACAATGAGTCTGATAACCCTTCAACTTCTGgcattatatttaattttctctctGATACCTGTAGCTACATGGTTACACACCCCCATCAAAGTGCAGCcacttgcattttattttattttttttaacatagtGCTTTTCCTTGAgtcacccccctcccccccctgACCTGAGGTGTTAATTTAAGCACCAGCTCCTCCAGCAGACTTTTCTCACAGTTCTGGAAGATGGTGACTTTGGAGAGTGTGGGAAGGTGAACGCTGACAGCGATCTCGGTCCTAAGGTGTATGGGCAGCTGCTGCAGGATTTCATTCTCTCGCATGATCTTCTTATTGATGTGAAGATGCTGGTACCAGCTGTCGATACGCTGTCGAAGCTCCTTGGTAATGGAATGGCTACGCAGGTATGCCTTCACCTGAAAGATGAAAAGTAGTATTGTATTTTCTACAATACAGATTACATTAGCACCTACCCAAAGAATATTATTGACATGAAGCCATCTTCAATTCCCTTCTTTCCCATCTTACCAACTCATGGTTAGGGAAGAAGACATTATCACGGTCCCTTAGGTTTGTGATGACATTGCCAACATTGCCAACAACTGATGCAAACACCAGCACGGCAATGAGAACGTCTGCAATCATAAACAAGTACTCCTCTTCCCTTGTTGGCAAGGGGGTGTCTGCTATTGTAGTGAAAATGTCGGCTGAGAACCAGaagcagtaaatgtactgacGGTGCATTGGGGCAAAGTCATCGGTGATGTTGGGGTAGACCCAAGGATCACTTCCGAAGCCAATGTAGCTGGACAGTGCAAAGTAGAGACAGGCATTCCAGTGGATCAACACAAAGATGTAGACCATGAGCTTGGAGATGCGGAAGGTGTTCGGATAGGAGGTCCTCGTCTCCATGCGGTCCAGGGCCTCATTGAGTCGTGGCATCCGCAGAAGGCGGTTGATCCTCACCAGCGGAGTTTGGATGCCAAAGACAAAGTAGAGGAAGTCAGTGGGCAGCATGGAAGCCAGGTCCCATAAGAAATGTTTAGAGCGCAGGTAGCGCTTCTTCAGCTGAGTTAGGTCCTTAACCAGGATGCCCTGATCCAAGTAACCTAGAGAGGGAAAACCAAGGTGTAACAAAGAGTACACTTCACACAATGGTATAATTACCTACTCAAAAGCATAGGCTGGCACTAACTATAAATAATATGAAATTTCTCTGACTTGCAAGAGTTAATAATGCTTTCACATCATGAATGGAAGATAGAAATGGGACAGAATTGTGAATTGAGTTTATGAATTGTGAGCTTTTTCATCATCTGACAATTCAAGATGATTGTTTGTGGGGGGTGAAATCCTGTACATGGCCAATATGGCACAAAATCCATTGattgttaaattaaattcattatCTTGTATCTCATCTTTCTTGCAGTACTTACTTAGGCACTATACTGATGATATTTGGAACTAAATTGTTTTTTATACATACTTTTCTAACTTTTATTATGTAGTTATG is part of the Micropterus dolomieu isolate WLL.071019.BEF.003 ecotype Adirondacks linkage group LG07, ASM2129224v1, whole genome shotgun sequence genome and harbors:
- the cnga4 gene encoding cyclic nucleotide-gated cation channel alpha-4 isoform X3, which translates into the protein MDKSGDVSVRGNQWQRLLRWQQGQKVNKEGEDGVEDEGKRNLNLDLKLKVNWKEWLVDPAEQFYYMWLQVMILPIVYNWLIIILRTCFNEIALSYLPVWLTLDYLSDLMYILDMIITVHTGYLDQGILVKDLTQLKKRYLRSKHFLWDLASMLPTDFLYFVFGIQTPLVRINRLLRMPRLNEALDRMETRTSYPNTFRISKLMVYIFVLIHWNACLYFALSSYIGFGSDPWVYPNITDDFAPMHRQYIYCFWFSADIFTTIADTPLPTREEEYLFMIADVLIAVLVFASVVGNVGNVITNLRDRDNVFFPNHELVKAYLRSHSITKELRQRIDSWYQHLHINKKIMRENEILQQLPIHLRTEIAVSVHLPTLSKVTIFQNCEKSLLEELVLKLTPQVFSPGEYVCRKGDVGHEMYIIKDGKLAVVADDGVTEYAVLSEGNFFGEISILNIKGNKSGNRRTANIRSIGYSDVFSLSKEDLTDVLSEFPAAKRHLEEKGRQILTKMGMLEESREGEEGEAEKVETKIKRLESNLEIMQTKLARLMVELESTNRKMQGRVEQLEWEVAVLETQLPEDWGEGERAQGRCEGVGGEVDWEREEAEGEEEESSDAKGKEQGQREDGNDVTKEGDGESTKSTKEEMERILDGDKCGLKDPDDQEEKKEDYGDKNREKGDDRPGKADGAEIVPEDEKEEKSGEKESEEGTEKTEEDSEKREEPERGRAEEINEKPK
- the cnga4 gene encoding cyclic nucleotide-gated cation channel alpha-4 isoform X2: MTSVVVFFHRDLHHQAALSWKEWLVDPAEQFYYMWLQVMILPIVYNWLIIILRTCFNEIALSYLPVWLTLDYLSDLMYILDMIITVHTGYLDQGILVKDLTQLKKRYLRSKHFLWDLASMLPTDFLYFVFGIQTPLVRINRLLRMPRLNEALDRMETRTSYPNTFRISKLMVYIFVLIHWNACLYFALSSYIGFGSDPWVYPNITDDFAPMHRQYIYCFWFSADIFTTIADTPLPTREEEYLFMIADVLIAVLVFASVVGNVGNVITNLRDRDNVFFPNHELVKAYLRSHSITKELRQRIDSWYQHLHINKKIMRENEILQQLPIHLRTEIAVSVHLPTLSKVTIFQNCEKSLLEELVLKLTPQVFSPGEYVCRKGDVGHEMYIIKDGKLAVVADDGVTEYAVLSEGNFFGEISILNIKGNKSGNRRTANIRSIGYSDVFSLSKEDLTDVLSEFPAAKRHLEEKGRQILTKMGMLEESREGEEGEAEKVETKIKRLESNLEIMQTKLARLMVELESTNRKMQGRVEQLEWEVAVLETQLPEDWGEGERAQGRCEGVGGEVDWEREEAEGEEEESSDAKGKEQGQREDGNDVTKEGDGESTKSTKEEMERILDGDKCGLKDPDDQEEKKEDYGDKNREKGDDRPGKADGAEIVPEDEKEEKSGEKESEEGTEKTEEDSEKREEPERGRAEEINEKPK
- the cnga4 gene encoding cyclic nucleotide-gated cation channel alpha-4 isoform X1; its protein translation is MINRSIEYHQHKDDASLHSDPDPSALQHVQAASVEVHKTSWKEWLVDPAEQFYYMWLQVMILPIVYNWLIIILRTCFNEIALSYLPVWLTLDYLSDLMYILDMIITVHTGYLDQGILVKDLTQLKKRYLRSKHFLWDLASMLPTDFLYFVFGIQTPLVRINRLLRMPRLNEALDRMETRTSYPNTFRISKLMVYIFVLIHWNACLYFALSSYIGFGSDPWVYPNITDDFAPMHRQYIYCFWFSADIFTTIADTPLPTREEEYLFMIADVLIAVLVFASVVGNVGNVITNLRDRDNVFFPNHELVKAYLRSHSITKELRQRIDSWYQHLHINKKIMRENEILQQLPIHLRTEIAVSVHLPTLSKVTIFQNCEKSLLEELVLKLTPQVFSPGEYVCRKGDVGHEMYIIKDGKLAVVADDGVTEYAVLSEGNFFGEISILNIKGNKSGNRRTANIRSIGYSDVFSLSKEDLTDVLSEFPAAKRHLEEKGRQILTKMGMLEESREGEEGEAEKVETKIKRLESNLEIMQTKLARLMVELESTNRKMQGRVEQLEWEVAVLETQLPEDWGEGERAQGRCEGVGGEVDWEREEAEGEEEESSDAKGKEQGQREDGNDVTKEGDGESTKSTKEEMERILDGDKCGLKDPDDQEEKKEDYGDKNREKGDDRPGKADGAEIVPEDEKEEKSGEKESEEGTEKTEEDSEKREEPERGRAEEINEKPK